A genomic stretch from Desulfotignum balticum DSM 7044 includes:
- a CDS encoding winged helix-turn-helix domain-containing protein produces the protein MKLRTSQLLLNDDGKIIMGSGRMAIFESLQHTGSINQTARELNMAYKTVWSKIKSTEKNWGRPVVITDRKTGTRLTREGEDLLEKYRKLKKDCIHADDGIFQSIFQIRNNETA, from the coding sequence ATGAAACTGCGAACCAGCCAGCTGCTGCTCAACGATGACGGAAAGATCATCATGGGATCCGGCCGGATGGCGATCTTTGAATCCCTTCAGCACACCGGGTCCATCAACCAGACAGCCCGGGAGTTGAACATGGCCTATAAAACCGTGTGGAGCAAAATCAAATCCACGGAAAAAAACTGGGGCCGGCCCGTGGTGATCACAGACAGAAAAACGGGCACCCGGCTGACAAGGGAAGGTGAGGATCTGCTGGAAAAATACCGGAAACTGAAAAAGGACTGTATTCATGCAGATGACGGCATTTTCCAGTCCATTTTTCAGATTCGGAATAATGAAACCGCATAA
- a CDS encoding molybdopterin-binding protein, giving the protein MKNNPKAWPFKTIPVDQAVGTPVAHDMTQVIPGKFKGPAFKKGHEITSGDLCRLMQMGKNNLYVLDLKTGQVHEDDAVMELASALAGPGVTFSGIPSEGKLELRAAYPGLFKVNVFALEEFNMLPDVMCASIHTHAAVTKHQSLAATRAIPLVILRADLDQAVALAREHFPIFSVTLFLPLKIRLIITGNEVYKGLIQDRFQAIVREKVTRLGGTLEESVILPDNRDRISRQIQKFLEKDTDLIITTGGMSVDPDDVTKEAIEDSGFEQIHYSSAVLPGAMFLLGYQGRTTIMGLPACGLYHRTTIFDLILPRVMAGETPGARDLARLGHGGLCLNCNTCRFPACSFGKPG; this is encoded by the coding sequence ATGAAAAACAATCCCAAAGCATGGCCGTTTAAAACCATCCCCGTGGACCAGGCTGTGGGAACGCCCGTGGCCCATGACATGACGCAGGTCATTCCCGGAAAATTTAAAGGCCCGGCCTTTAAAAAGGGCCATGAAATCACCTCAGGGGACTTGTGTCGCCTGATGCAGATGGGGAAAAACAACCTGTATGTCCTGGACCTGAAAACCGGTCAGGTCCATGAAGATGATGCGGTCATGGAACTGGCCTCTGCTTTGGCCGGCCCGGGGGTCACATTTTCAGGAATTCCTTCGGAAGGCAAACTGGAGTTGCGGGCCGCTTATCCCGGACTCTTCAAAGTGAATGTTTTTGCCCTGGAAGAATTCAACATGCTGCCGGATGTGATGTGTGCATCCATCCACACCCACGCGGCTGTCACAAAACACCAGAGCCTGGCCGCGACCCGGGCCATCCCTCTGGTGATCCTTCGGGCTGATCTGGACCAGGCGGTTGCTTTGGCCAGAGAACATTTTCCCATTTTCAGTGTGACCCTGTTTCTGCCGTTGAAAATCCGGTTGATCATTACCGGCAATGAGGTTTATAAAGGGTTGATCCAGGACCGGTTTCAAGCCATTGTTAGAGAAAAGGTCACCCGGCTGGGCGGGACCCTCGAGGAAAGCGTGATCCTGCCGGACAACCGGGACAGGATCTCCCGGCAGATCCAGAAATTCCTGGAAAAGGACACGGATTTGATCATCACCACCGGCGGCATGTCCGTGGATCCGGATGATGTCACCAAAGAAGCCATCGAGGATTCGGGGTTTGAGCAGATTCATTATTCGTCCGCGGTGCTGCCGGGGGCCATGTTTCTGCTGGGATATCAGGGCCGGACCACCATTATGGGACTGCCGGCCTGTGGCCTGTACCACCGGACCACCATTTTCGACCTGATTTTGCCCCGGGTGATGGCCGGTGAAACACCCGGTGCCAGGGACCTGGCACGGCTGGGCCATGGCGGGCTCTGTCTGAACTGCAACACCTGCCGGTTCCCGGCCTGTTCGTTTGGAAAACCGGGCTGA
- a CDS encoding DUF2080 family transposase-associated protein yields MEVVMNEKKTMAYDEKSNRSPVKFEVYGDVLIEKIVRQNGKGGRIYLPPDWVGKTIKIIK; encoded by the coding sequence ATGGAAGTGGTAATGAATGAAAAAAAGACCATGGCATATGATGAAAAATCCAACCGATCCCCGGTCAAGTTTGAGGTCTATGGGGATGTGCTGATTGAAAAAATTGTCCGCCAGAACGGCAAAGGCGGACGGATCTATCTGCCCCCGGACTGGGTGGGTAAAACCATCAAAATCATAAAATAG
- a CDS encoding DUF364 domain-containing protein: MTTTLQEEIIEEVTSRSTHLDAIPEVRMVAISLGYTFVELDNGIMGVCFTPRSDSGSCAHYSGAGALSEKPVLELCQLMGSAHPLERSVGVAAVNALSHTIMAQDPGQYRFSETDFLDLLPFDPDESNKVGMVGHIGPFMPFLKKRADSLVVVDDNPDLKIGAMAAGPVITRDVGALKNADIVIITGSSAAVGGFDAALDAATSARFVGVVGPSAGWLPQPAFRRGVHAVAATKITDLSGARRTILEGGGTPQFIEYGRKYTLVNESGGITRIWRR, translated from the coding sequence ATGACGACAACCTTGCAGGAAGAGATCATTGAGGAAGTGACCAGCCGGTCAACCCATCTGGATGCCATTCCCGAAGTCCGGATGGTGGCAATATCTCTGGGATATACCTTTGTGGAACTGGACAACGGCATCATGGGGGTGTGCTTCACCCCCCGGTCCGACAGCGGGTCCTGTGCCCATTATTCAGGGGCCGGGGCCTTGTCGGAAAAACCGGTTCTGGAATTGTGCCAGCTGATGGGTTCGGCCCATCCCCTGGAACGAAGCGTGGGCGTGGCGGCGGTCAATGCCCTGTCCCATACCATCATGGCGCAGGATCCGGGCCAGTACCGGTTTTCAGAAACGGATTTTTTGGATCTGCTGCCGTTTGACCCCGATGAATCCAACAAAGTGGGAATGGTGGGCCATATCGGCCCGTTCATGCCGTTTCTGAAGAAACGGGCCGATTCTCTGGTGGTGGTGGATGACAACCCGGATCTCAAGATCGGGGCCATGGCTGCAGGCCCTGTCATCACCCGGGATGTCGGAGCCCTGAAAAATGCCGATATCGTTATCATCACCGGGTCTTCCGCTGCCGTGGGCGGGTTTGATGCGGCCCTGGATGCGGCAACATCCGCACGGTTTGTCGGCGTGGTGGGGCCGTCCGCCGGATGGCTGCCCCAGCCGGCGTTCCGGCGGGGGGTCCATGCCGTGGCCGCCACGAAAATCACGGACCTGTCCGGGGCCCGCCGCACCATTCTGGAAGGCGGCGGCACCCCGCAGTTCATTGAGTACGGCCGCAAGTACACCCTGGTCAACGAATCCGGCGGCATTACTCGTATTTGGAGGCGATGA
- a CDS encoding ABC transporter ATP-binding protein: protein MISLKHIGLTLPEFSLTDICLKVHAHDFFALIGPTGSGKSLLLEGIMGIMPFTSGSLIFEDSDITRVPVENRQLALVYQDLALFPHLDVTQNILYGTRYHHISKQEARHRFDYLIAALGLEKIIHRYPYNLSGGEKQRVALARSLILNPKVLLLDEPLSALDPVFHDEARSLLKKVHKDLKMTIIMVSHNFEEVLYLANRGAIIKDGKIMQQGRIQTLFEKPDSRFTARFVGMKNITAFERHGDVLKIAGTGLDIIAETPPAPDHHHLGIRPENILFHPPDTPRVCKNHFTGKVTDIALYGVFTRVHMDVQGVLFEAVWPRNLVNEFCLEIDKTAAFEFHSASVHTF from the coding sequence ATGATCTCGCTCAAACACATCGGCCTGACCCTGCCGGAATTTTCCCTTACCGATATCTGCCTCAAAGTGCACGCCCATGATTTTTTTGCGCTCATCGGTCCGACCGGGTCGGGCAAATCTCTGCTTCTGGAAGGAATCATGGGGATCATGCCGTTCACTTCCGGCTCCCTGATATTCGAAGACTCGGACATCACCCGGGTGCCCGTGGAAAACCGGCAACTGGCCCTGGTCTACCAGGATTTAGCCCTGTTTCCGCATCTGGATGTCACCCAAAACATCCTGTACGGCACCCGGTATCACCATATTTCAAAACAAGAGGCCCGGCACCGGTTTGATTATCTGATTGCCGCTTTGGGACTTGAAAAAATCATACACCGGTATCCCTATAACCTGAGCGGCGGGGAAAAACAGCGCGTGGCCCTGGCCCGGTCCCTGATCCTGAACCCAAAGGTGCTGCTGCTGGATGAACCCCTGTCGGCCCTGGACCCGGTGTTTCATGACGAAGCCAGGTCTCTGTTGAAAAAGGTGCACAAAGACCTGAAAATGACCATCATCATGGTGTCCCACAATTTTGAGGAGGTGCTGTATCTGGCCAACCGGGGCGCCATCATCAAAGACGGAAAGATCATGCAGCAGGGACGCATCCAGACCCTGTTTGAAAAACCGGATTCCAGGTTCACTGCCCGGTTTGTGGGCATGAAAAACATCACCGCATTTGAGCGCCACGGGGACGTTCTGAAAATTGCCGGCACCGGCCTGGACATTATTGCCGAAACCCCGCCGGCCCCGGACCACCATCACTTAGGGATTCGTCCGGAAAACATTTTATTTCACCCCCCGGACACACCGCGGGTCTGTAAAAACCATTTTACCGGAAAAGTAACAGACATCGCCCTTTATGGGGTGTTCACACGCGTGCATATGGATGTACAGGGCGTTTTGTTCGAAGCGGTCTGGCCCAGAAACCTTGTTAATGAATTTTGTCTTGAGATTGATAAAACCGCTGCTTTTGAATTTCACAGCGCATCGGTCCATACCTTTTAA
- the wtpA gene encoding tungstate ABC transporter substrate-binding protein WtpA, which translates to MMSLTVMLFVLMMVGMVLPLTVAAGPSGKLIVFHAGSLTVPFDAIEKKFEAKYPDVDVLREAGGSTKMARLISEVGKPADIMASADYKVIDNNLIPEFADWNVRFATNQLVLCYTDQSRYADQITADNWYEILQKEGVVWGHSDPNLDPCGYRSLMVLQLAEKFYGIQGLYDKILANRPQKNVRPKSVELVNLLKTGNMDYAWEYISVARQHELKYIVLDDHINLSNYKYDAFYKQAQVEVTGKKPGTWITKSGQSCTYGITMIKNAPNPEAAVAFLQFLLSEDLGLKTLEQMGQPPMVPPIVPDAAMAQKMPAEIAGLVEVKD; encoded by the coding sequence ATGATGAGCTTGACTGTAATGTTGTTTGTACTCATGATGGTGGGCATGGTCCTGCCCCTGACCGTTGCGGCCGGGCCGTCCGGAAAACTGATCGTTTTTCATGCCGGCAGCCTGACCGTGCCGTTTGATGCCATTGAAAAAAAATTCGAAGCAAAATACCCGGATGTGGATGTGCTCAGGGAAGCCGGGGGCAGCACCAAGATGGCCCGGTTGATTTCCGAAGTCGGCAAACCCGCGGACATCATGGCATCTGCCGACTACAAAGTGATCGACAACAACCTGATCCCCGAATTTGCAGACTGGAATGTGCGGTTTGCCACCAATCAGCTGGTGCTGTGCTACACGGATCAGAGCCGGTATGCGGACCAGATCACTGCAGACAACTGGTATGAGATTCTGCAGAAAGAGGGCGTGGTCTGGGGGCATTCCGATCCCAACCTGGATCCCTGCGGGTACCGGAGCCTGATGGTGCTGCAGCTGGCTGAAAAATTTTACGGCATCCAGGGATTGTATGACAAAATTCTGGCCAACCGGCCCCAGAAAAATGTCCGGCCCAAATCCGTGGAACTGGTGAACCTGCTGAAAACCGGCAACATGGATTATGCCTGGGAATACATTTCCGTGGCCCGGCAGCACGAACTCAAATACATTGTTCTGGATGATCACATCAATTTGAGCAACTACAAGTACGATGCGTTCTACAAACAGGCACAGGTGGAAGTGACCGGCAAGAAACCCGGCACCTGGATCACCAAAAGCGGCCAGTCCTGCACCTACGGCATCACCATGATCAAAAATGCGCCCAACCCGGAAGCGGCCGTTGCATTCCTGCAGTTTCTGCTATCTGAAGATCTTGGCCTGAAAACCCTGGAACAGATGGGACAGCCCCCCATGGTGCCGCCAATCGTTCCGGATGCCGCCATGGCACAAAAGATGCCGGCCGAAATCGCCGGCCTGGTGGAGGTAAAGGACTGA
- a CDS encoding FmdE family protein, with protein sequence METFEVLLQESAKAHGHLCPGQVVGVRMAMEGCRRIGLDNPRERSQIKKLIVYVEMDRCAADAISTVTGARLGRRSLKFVDNGIMAATFVNLETGKAVRIVSKESARSLAASKAPQIRDRHRQQLEAYKTMACEDLFDILAVKVDVDDCDMPGPTKFKAVCQKCGQVVRDKREVMKNNRILCRPCALGTYFTPVQDKESDKKEYEKQSQSMAV encoded by the coding sequence ATGGAAACATTTGAAGTGCTGCTTCAGGAATCAGCCAAAGCCCACGGGCATCTGTGCCCCGGGCAGGTGGTGGGTGTCCGCATGGCCATGGAAGGCTGCCGGCGCATCGGGCTCGACAATCCCCGGGAAAGGTCCCAGATCAAAAAACTGATCGTATACGTGGAAATGGACCGGTGTGCAGCAGATGCCATTTCCACTGTGACGGGGGCCAGGCTGGGCCGGCGGTCCTTGAAATTTGTGGACAACGGCATCATGGCGGCCACGTTTGTGAACCTGGAAACCGGAAAAGCGGTCCGAATTGTATCGAAGGAAAGTGCCAGAAGCCTTGCCGCATCCAAAGCCCCCCAAATCCGGGACCGGCACCGGCAGCAGCTGGAGGCTTATAAAACCATGGCGTGTGAAGACCTGTTCGACATTCTGGCGGTCAAAGTGGATGTGGACGACTGTGACATGCCCGGCCCTACAAAATTCAAGGCGGTCTGCCAGAAATGCGGCCAGGTGGTGCGGGACAAGCGCGAAGTGATGAAAAACAACCGGATCCTGTGCCGGCCCTGTGCGTTGGGAACCTATTTCACACCTGTACAAGATAAAGAATCGGATAAAAAAGAATATGAAAAACAATCCCAAAGCATGGCCGTTTAA
- the trsM gene encoding DVU_1556 family methyltransferase encodes MFRQPALTRVTGHTLRPGGLILTQRAVDFCGFDPGDLVLDAGAGYGTTARYLSDVYGLQVVGTDLDVNKTIDRANDGRAKNVLANGHIDKGTKTFDFVQSRIPAFPFKSDRFDGIFCECVLSLIPDKQACLAEFFRMLKPNGQLVLTDLFIPEKYRYQGLSTDPPLSCLDGALSIVDLITAVETAGFTITLMEGHTRFLKQLAGQIVFEHGSLDNFWKNLSGSGDDSQVAQACRTGILKPGYGLFIASKYE; translated from the coding sequence ATGTTCAGGCAGCCGGCATTGACCCGGGTGACCGGCCATACCCTGCGTCCGGGCGGGCTGATCCTCACCCAGCGCGCCGTGGATTTCTGCGGGTTCGATCCGGGGGACCTGGTTCTGGACGCCGGTGCCGGCTATGGCACCACCGCAAGATATCTGTCTGACGTATACGGCCTTCAGGTGGTGGGAACGGACCTGGATGTGAACAAGACCATTGACCGGGCAAACGATGGGCGGGCAAAAAATGTCCTGGCAAACGGGCACATCGATAAGGGCACAAAGACTTTTGACTTTGTACAGTCGCGGATCCCGGCGTTTCCGTTCAAATCCGACCGGTTTGACGGCATTTTCTGCGAGTGTGTGCTGTCCCTGATTCCGGACAAGCAGGCCTGCCTGGCGGAATTTTTCCGGATGCTCAAACCCAACGGACAGCTGGTGCTGACCGACCTGTTCATCCCGGAAAAATACCGGTACCAGGGTCTTTCGACCGACCCGCCCCTGTCCTGCCTGGACGGGGCCTTGAGCATCGTGGACCTGATCACCGCCGTGGAAACGGCCGGATTCACCATCACGCTGATGGAGGGGCATACCCGGTTTCTCAAACAGCTGGCCGGGCAGATCGTGTTTGAACACGGCAGCCTGGACAACTTCTGGAAAAACCTGTCCGGATCAGGCGATGACAGCCAGGTGGCCCAGGCATGCAGAACCGGCATCCTGAAACCCGGATACGGCCTGTTCATCGCCTCCAAATACGAGTAA
- a CDS encoding ABC transporter permease subunit, translating into MDRMGWLFLGLGLPLILLLTLPLINMTTQPSLSMLKETILDRDVAAAIARSIFLSLAAAGLAFVMGTPLAYLLARKDLKGKKLLEGIIDLPIMIPHPVIGIAILSLAGRNHPIGRFLSEAGIQIMGTKTGIVCVLLFVGLPFYINTVKSGFDSVPVRLENASRTLGAGALTTFARITFPLTWRHMILGIIMCTARAISEFGAVVIVAYHPMTAPVMIYERFTAFGLKYSQPIAVWLILISFVLFVFLRMMTRSIHTDTR; encoded by the coding sequence ATGGACCGGATGGGATGGCTGTTTCTGGGTCTGGGACTGCCCCTGATTCTCCTGCTGACCCTGCCTTTGATCAACATGACCACCCAGCCGTCCCTGTCCATGCTCAAAGAAACCATCCTGGACAGGGATGTGGCGGCAGCCATTGCCCGCTCCATCTTTTTGTCCCTGGCTGCGGCCGGGCTGGCCTTTGTCATGGGCACCCCGCTGGCATATCTGCTGGCCAGAAAGGATCTGAAAGGCAAAAAACTGCTGGAAGGGATCATCGATCTACCCATCATGATCCCCCATCCGGTCATCGGCATCGCCATCCTCAGCCTGGCCGGCAGGAACCACCCCATCGGCCGGTTTCTGTCCGAGGCGGGCATTCAGATCATGGGCACCAAGACCGGTATTGTCTGTGTGCTGCTGTTCGTGGGGCTGCCGTTTTACATCAACACGGTGAAATCCGGGTTTGACAGCGTGCCGGTACGCCTGGAAAACGCCTCCCGCACCCTGGGCGCCGGCGCCCTGACAACGTTTGCCCGCATCACTTTTCCCTTGACCTGGCGGCACATGATTTTAGGCATCATCATGTGCACGGCCCGGGCCATTTCCGAATTCGGGGCAGTGGTGATTGTGGCCTATCACCCCATGACGGCGCCGGTGATGATCTATGAGCGGTTCACAGCCTTCGGCCTGAAATATTCCCAGCCCATCGCGGTCTGGCTGATCCTGATTTCCTTTGTTTTGTTCGTGTTTTTGCGGATGATGACAAGATCCATTCACACGGACACCCGATAG
- a CDS encoding molybdopterin-dependent oxidoreductase yields MADKWVYSICGMCTVRCPIQVNIQNGKVVFIQGNPHVPAMKGAVCPRGAAGTGLIYDSERPQTPLIRKGKRGEGKWQKATWEEALDHVADKLNEVKDRYGAKAIALSDRGGPFRDFHRAFLRGLGTPNYNNHDSSCARNVQHSALSLTGKGRKAVVYDYKHSRHVVLQFRNIFESIDVQEVNNLMDAMEKGCKLTVIDVRANISAGKAHHFFMVRPGTDYAFNLAVINEIIAKRFYDDKFKKRYIEGFDELTGFVAPYTPEWAEQETGVPASHLRRFVKDLAQAAPAVIWHPGWMAARYKHSFYVCRSIYIINALLGAYGAKGGLPFVSKPGDVGRSGLKKFMDLYLKPNEKRADGVGWKYPHFEDGPGLAHLMFEAMETQDPYPVKAYIAYRHDPLMGYPDPDRLKKKWDNLDLLVSVTFSWSDTAWYSDVVLPLSPYLERDSIIAAKNSLAPYFFVRKKAVEPMYDTRADWEIISGLARRMNLPELVFDRIEDIWNFQLEGTGVTIEDFDATGMVPLVDKPVYPEFENYRFKTPSKKVEIISRKLTDSGLDSLAPYEPPVSTEPGQFRLTFGRCALHTQGHTVNNLLLSEQMPENQLWINTKEAEKLDIEDGDRVTVSQNGYSEFIQARVTDAIHPDAVFVVHGFGHRLPVETRAFNKGLADNRFMAGGLDIWDRAGGAIAFQEHFVTVSKS; encoded by the coding sequence ATGGCTGACAAGTGGGTGTACAGTATCTGCGGCATGTGTACTGTTCGCTGCCCCATCCAGGTGAACATTCAGAACGGAAAGGTTGTCTTTATCCAGGGCAATCCCCATGTGCCTGCCATGAAAGGGGCGGTGTGTCCCAGGGGTGCGGCGGGAACAGGGCTGATTTATGACAGTGAGCGGCCCCAGACCCCGTTGATCCGCAAAGGCAAACGGGGCGAAGGAAAGTGGCAAAAAGCCACCTGGGAGGAGGCCCTGGATCATGTGGCGGATAAACTCAATGAAGTAAAGGACCGGTATGGGGCCAAAGCCATTGCATTGTCGGACCGGGGCGGCCCGTTCCGGGATTTTCACCGGGCGTTTCTCAGAGGTCTCGGGACTCCCAATTACAACAACCATGATTCCTCATGTGCCAGAAATGTCCAGCATTCCGCCCTGTCGCTGACCGGCAAGGGGCGCAAAGCTGTGGTCTATGATTACAAACACAGTCGGCACGTGGTGCTTCAGTTCCGCAACATTTTTGAATCCATCGATGTTCAGGAGGTCAACAACCTCATGGATGCCATGGAAAAAGGCTGCAAACTGACGGTCATCGATGTCCGGGCCAATATTTCAGCCGGCAAGGCCCACCATTTTTTCATGGTCCGGCCGGGCACGGATTACGCCTTCAACCTGGCGGTCATCAATGAAATCATTGCCAAACGGTTTTATGACGACAAGTTCAAAAAGCGCTATATTGAGGGATTTGATGAGTTGACCGGGTTTGTGGCCCCTTATACTCCGGAATGGGCTGAGCAGGAAACCGGCGTGCCGGCCAGTCACCTGCGACGGTTTGTCAAAGATCTGGCCCAGGCAGCCCCGGCCGTGATCTGGCATCCCGGGTGGATGGCGGCCCGGTATAAACATTCTTTTTATGTGTGCCGCTCCATTTATATCATCAACGCCCTGTTAGGGGCGTATGGGGCAAAAGGCGGGCTTCCTTTTGTGAGCAAGCCCGGAGATGTGGGGCGCAGCGGGTTGAAAAAATTTATGGACCTGTATCTCAAACCGAATGAAAAAAGAGCGGACGGCGTGGGATGGAAATATCCCCATTTCGAGGACGGGCCCGGCCTGGCGCACCTGATGTTCGAGGCCATGGAAACCCAAGATCCCTATCCGGTGAAAGCCTATATCGCTTACCGCCATGACCCGCTTATGGGATATCCGGACCCGGACCGGCTCAAGAAGAAATGGGATAACCTGGATCTGCTGGTGTCGGTGACTTTCAGCTGGTCGGACACGGCATGGTATTCCGATGTGGTGCTGCCGCTGTCTCCTTATCTGGAAAGAGACAGCATCATTGCCGCCAAAAACAGTCTGGCCCCTTATTTTTTCGTGCGGAAAAAAGCGGTGGAACCCATGTATGACACCCGGGCCGACTGGGAAATCATTTCCGGCCTGGCCCGGCGCATGAATCTGCCGGAACTGGTGTTTGACCGCATTGAAGATATCTGGAATTTCCAGCTGGAGGGGACCGGGGTCACAATTGAAGATTTTGATGCCACCGGCATGGTGCCGCTGGTGGATAAACCCGTGTACCCGGAATTTGAAAACTATCGTTTCAAAACCCCCAGCAAAAAGGTGGAGATCATTTCCAGAAAACTGACAGACAGCGGGCTGGATTCTCTGGCACCTTATGAACCACCGGTGTCCACCGAACCCGGGCAGTTCCGCCTGACATTCGGCCGATGTGCCCTGCACACCCAGGGACATACCGTGAACAATCTGCTGCTGTCGGAACAGATGCCTGAAAATCAGTTGTGGATCAATACAAAAGAAGCGGAAAAACTTGATATTGAAGATGGGGACAGGGTCACTGTTTCCCAAAATGGGTATTCCGAATTCATCCAGGCTAGGGTGACCGATGCCATTCATCCGGATGCCGTGTTTGTGGTGCATGGATTCGGTCATCGCCTGCCCGTGGAGACCCGGGCCTTTAACAAGGGGTTGGCGGACAACCGGTTCATGGCCGGGGGCCTGGATATCTGGGACCGGGCCGGCGGGGCCATTGCCTTTCAGGAGCACTTTGTCACTGTGTCCAAATCCTGA